The proteins below are encoded in one region of Hemiscyllium ocellatum isolate sHemOce1 chromosome 3, sHemOce1.pat.X.cur, whole genome shotgun sequence:
- the c3h1orf131 gene encoding uncharacterized protein C1orf131 homolog, which translates to MAMTESLLLDDYLSQLYQCGEAAENEIKNKRGKVALKGRKCMQNKMKEQTLCSGDQSVPCSTTVPKTSDSLAKKAASSLCRTPKCLIKLHAELLNSVSNCEMKEETKEEKIPNSGILTTGEKRPVEVITFTGPHKRKKVPPVMKNDKMEEADEQSNTKQAFNLERARLEVHRFGITGYRKEEQRMLERERAIMLGARPPKREYINYKKYQEMMKDKATAKNMNAKSIFSRRKKEERRNKKSEIVPTGQVGRFKNGALILSDRDIKRIKNEAKSKHV; encoded by the exons ATGGCCATGACTGAGAGTCTGTTGCTGGATGATTATCTGAGCCAGCTTTACCAATGTG GAGAAGCTGCGGAGAATGAAATAAAGAACAAAAGAGGAAAAGTGGCactaaaaggaagaaaatgtatGCAAAATAAGATGAAAGAGCAAACGCTTTGCTCAGGGGATCAATCTGTGCCTTGCAGCACCACAGTACCTAAAACTAGTGACTCACTTGCAAAGAAAGCAGCAAGCTCACTCTGCAGGACTCCAAAGTGTCTCATCAAGTTGCATGCAGAGCTTCTCAATTCTGTAAGTAACTGTGAGATGAAGGAAGAAACAAAGGAAGAAAAGATCCCCAACAGTGGCATTCTCACTACTGGTGAAAAGAGGCCAGTAGAAGTTATAACTTTTACTGGCCCTCACAAGAGGAAGAAGGTTCCACCAGTTATGAAGAATGACAAA aTGGAGGAGGCTGATGAGCAGAGCAACACGAAACAAGCATTTAATTTAGAGAGA GCCCGGCTAGAAGTGCACAGATTTGGTATCACAGGTTACAGAAAAGAAGAGCAAAGAATGCTTGAACGAGAACGAGCTATTATGCTAGGTGCTCGA cCCCCAAAACGTgaatatataaattacaaaaaataccaggaaatgatGAAAGATAAAGCCACAGCAAAAAATATG AATGCAAAATCTATATTTTCaaggagaaagaaagaagaaag GAGGAACAAGAAGTCTGAAATAGTCCCGACTGGGCAGGTGGGAAGATTTAAAAATGGAGCACTGATCCTCAGTGACCGTGACATCAAGAGAATCAAAAATGAAGCCAAGTCAAAACATGTTTAA